A stretch of the Panthera uncia isolate 11264 chromosome D1, Puncia_PCG_1.0, whole genome shotgun sequence genome encodes the following:
- the FBXO3 gene encoding F-box only protein 3 has translation MAAMETQSAPLTLESLPTDPLLLILSFLDYRDLINCCYVSRRLSQLSSHDPLWRRHCKKYWLISEEEKTQKNQCWKSLFIDTYSDVGRYIDHYAAIKKAWDDLKKYLEPRCPRMVLSLKEGAREEDLDAVEAQIGCKLPDDYRCSYRIHNGQKLVVPGLLGSMALSNHYRSEDLLDVDTAAGGFQQRQGLKYCLPLTFCIHTGLSQYIAVEAAEGRNKNEVFYQCPDQMARNPAAIDMFIIGATFTDWFTSYVNNVVSGGFPIIRDQIFRYVHDPECVATTGDITVSVSTSFLPELSSVHPPHYFFTYRIRIEMSKDALPEKACQLDSRYWRITNAKGDVEEVQGPGVVGEFPIISPGRVYEYTSCTTFSTTSGYMEGYYTFHFLYFKDKIFNVAIPRFHMACPTFRVSIARLEMGPDEYEEMEEEEEEEEEEDDDDSADMDESDEDDEEERRRRVFDVPIRRRRCSRLF, from the exons TTGTTGCTATGTCAGTCGAAGGCTTAGCCAGCTATCAAGTCATGATCCGCTGTGGAGAAGACATTGCAAAAAATACTGGCTGATATCTGA ggaagagaaaacacagaagaatcaGTGTTGGAAATCTCTCTTCATAGATACTTACTCTGATGTAGGAAGATACATTGACCATTATGCTGCTATTAAAAAGGCCTGGGATGATCTCAAGAAATATTTGGAGCCCAGATGTCCTCGGATGGTTTTGTCTCTGAAAG AGGGCGCTCGAGAGGAAGACCTGGATGCAGTGGAAGCTCAGATTGGTTGCAAGCTTCCTGATGATTATCGATGTTCATATCGTATCCACAATGGTCAGAAGTTAGTGGTTCCTGG GTTGTTGGGAAGTATGGCGCTGTCCAATCACTATCGTTCTGAGGATTTGTTAGACGTCGATACGGCTGCTGGAGGCTTCCAGCAGAGACAGGGACTGAAATACTGTCTCCCTTTAACTTTTTGCATACATACTGGTTTGAGTCAGTACATAGCAGTGGAAGCTGCCGAGGGCCGaaacaaaaatgaagttttctaCCAATGTCCA gACCAAATGGCTCGGAATCCAGCTGCTATTGACATGTTTATCATAG GTGCTACTTTTACTGACTGGTTTACTTCTTATGTCAACAATGTTGTATCGGGTGGCTTCCCTATCATCAGAGACCAGATTTTCAG ATATGTTCACGATCCAGAGTGTGTAGCAACAACTGGGGACATTACAGTGTCAGTTTCCACGTCGTTTCTGCCAGAACTTAGCTCTGTACATCCACCCCACTACTTCTTCACATACCGAATCAG GATTGAAATGTCAAAGGATGCACTTCCTGAGAAGGCTTGTCAGTTGGACAGTCGCTATTGGAGAATAACGAATGCTAAAGGTGATGTAGAAGAAGTTCAAGGACCTGGAGTAGTTG GTGAATTTCCAATCATCAGCCCAGGTCGGGTATATGAATACACAAGTTGTACCACATTTTCTACAACATCAGGATATATGGAAGGATATTATAccttccattttctttacttTAAAGACAAGATCTTTAATGTTGCTATTCCCCGATTCCATATGGCTTGTCCAACATTCAGGGTGTCTATAGCCCGATTG GAAATGGGTCCTGACGAATATGAagagatggaagaggaagaagaagaggaggaggaggaagacgatGACGATTCGGCAGATATGGACGAATCTGATGAAGATGACGAGGAAGAGAGACGAAGGAGAGTCTTTGATGTTCCCATTCGCAGGCGCCGCTGCTCTCGCCTTTTCTAG